The following nucleotide sequence is from Myxococcus stipitatus.
CCAACGAATCGAGCGCGTACTTCCCCACGCGCAATCCCTGGGACCTGACGCGCACGCCGGGCGGCTCCTCGGGAGGCTCGGCGGCGGCGGTGGCGGCGCGCGAGGTGTTCGGCGCGCTGGGGACGGACACGGGCGGCTCCATCCGCCAGCCCGCGGCCTTCACCAACACGGTGGGCCTCAAGCCGACGTACGGACGCGTGTCGCGCTACGGCGTCATCGCCTACGCGTCGTCGCTGGACCAGCCCGGCCCCATGACGCGCACGGTGGCGGACGCGGCGGCGCTGCTCCAGGTGCTCGCCCGGCACGACCCGCTGGACTCGACGTCCGCCTCGGTGGAGACGCCGGACTATTCGGCGGCGCTGGAGGAGGGCGTGAAGGGCCTGCGCCTGGGCGTGCCGCGCGAGTACTTCGCGCAGGGCATGGACGAGGAGGTGGAGGCCTCCATCCGCGCCGCGCTGCGCGAGTACGAGCGGATGGGCGCGACGCTGGTGGACGTGTCGCTGCCCCACACCCAGTACGCGCTGGCGACGTACTACCTCATCGCCCCGGCCGAGGCGTCCAGCAACCTGGCCCGCTACGACGGCATCCGCTACGGCCAGCGGGCGAAGGACGCGCGCGGGTTGAAGGAGCTGTACTCGCTGACGCGCGAGCGCGGCTTCGGCCCCGAGGTCAAGCGCCGCATCATGCTGGGCACGTACGCGCTGTCGGCCGGCTACTACGACGCCTACTACCTGCGGGCGCAGAAGGTCCGCACGCTCATCCGCGAGGACTTCCTGCGCGTGTTCCGCGACGTGGACGCGCTCTTGACGCCGGCCTCGCCGGTGGCCGCGTTCAAGCTGGGCGAGAAGGTGGACGACCCGCTGTCCATGTACCTCATGGACGTCTACACGCTGCCGTGCAACCTGGCCGGCGTGCCGGGCCTGTCCGTGCCCTGTGGCTTCACGAAGGCGGGGCTGCCCGTGGGCTTGCAGCTTTTGGGGCGGCCGTTCGAGGAGGCCCTCCTGCTGCGCATCGCGCGCGCCTTCGAGCGCGAGCACGAACACTTCCGCCGCTTCGCGCCGCTGCCGGCGCAGGGCGCATGATTCGGTGACCCCGCCATGCCCGTGAGCGATTTCCAGCCCGTCATCGGACTCGAGGTCCACGCGCAGCTGCTCACGCAGTCCAAGATTTTCTGCGGCTGCTCCACCGCGTTCGGCGCCGAGCCCAACCTCCACACCTGCCCGGTCTGCCTGGGCATGCCCGGCGTGCTGCCGGTGCTCAACCAGCGCGTGGTGGAGTTCGCGGTGCTCGCCGGCCTGGCGCTCGGGTGCGAGGTGCGCTCCAGGAGCGTGTGGAGCCGGAAGAACTACTTCTATCCCGACCTGCCGAAGGGCTATCAAATCACGCAGTACGACCAGCCCATCTGCGAGCACGGCCGGCTCATCATCGACACGCCGGGGGGCGAGAAGGTCATCCGCGTCCGCCGCATCCACATGGAGGAGGACGCGGGGAAGAACGTCCACGACGCGAGCGGGGGCCAGAGCCTGGTGGACCTCAACCGCGCGGGCGTGCCGCTGCTGGAGATCGTCAGCGACCCGGACCTTCGCGACGCGGACGAGGCGGTGGAGTACCTCAAGGCGCTGCGCGACGTGCTCGTCTACCTGGGCGTCAACGACGGCAACCTGGAGGAGGGCAGCTTCCGCTGCGACGCCAACGTGTCGGTGATGCCCAAGGGCTCCACGACGTTCGGCCAGCGCTGCGAGCTGAAGAACCTCAACTCGTTCCGCTTCGTGAAGCAGGCCATCGAGTACGAGATTGCCCGGCAGGTGGACGTCATCGAGTCCGGCGGGAAGGTGCTCCAGGAGACGCGTCTCTGGGACACGAACAAGGGCGTCACGCGCTCCATGCGCAGCAAGGAGGAGGCGCACGACTACCGGTACTTCCCGGAGCCGGACCTGCCGCCCCTGCAGGTGTCGA
It contains:
- the gatA gene encoding Asp-tRNA(Asn)/Glu-tRNA(Gln) amidotransferase subunit GatA, producing the protein MQLTDLTMLELARKLASGEVSSVEATRASLERIAQVDPQVRAFLRVDAEGALAAAEASDQRRKAGAPASALDGVPVGLKDLFLTEGVETTAGSRVLEGFVPPFDATVVRLLKEAGLPLVGKLNLDEFAMGSSNESSAYFPTRNPWDLTRTPGGSSGGSAAAVAAREVFGALGTDTGGSIRQPAAFTNTVGLKPTYGRVSRYGVIAYASSLDQPGPMTRTVADAAALLQVLARHDPLDSTSASVETPDYSAALEEGVKGLRLGVPREYFAQGMDEEVEASIRAALREYERMGATLVDVSLPHTQYALATYYLIAPAEASSNLARYDGIRYGQRAKDARGLKELYSLTRERGFGPEVKRRIMLGTYALSAGYYDAYYLRAQKVRTLIREDFLRVFRDVDALLTPASPVAAFKLGEKVDDPLSMYLMDVYTLPCNLAGVPGLSVPCGFTKAGLPVGLQLLGRPFEEALLLRIARAFEREHEHFRRFAPLPAQGA
- the gatB gene encoding Asp-tRNA(Asn)/Glu-tRNA(Gln) amidotransferase subunit GatB codes for the protein MPVSDFQPVIGLEVHAQLLTQSKIFCGCSTAFGAEPNLHTCPVCLGMPGVLPVLNQRVVEFAVLAGLALGCEVRSRSVWSRKNYFYPDLPKGYQITQYDQPICEHGRLIIDTPGGEKVIRVRRIHMEEDAGKNVHDASGGQSLVDLNRAGVPLLEIVSDPDLRDADEAVEYLKALRDVLVYLGVNDGNLEEGSFRCDANVSVMPKGSTTFGQRCELKNLNSFRFVKQAIEYEIARQVDVIESGGKVLQETRLWDTNKGVTRSMRSKEEAHDYRYFPEPDLPPLQVSTATIEAMGHRMPELPRPKLQRFVSQYGLPVYDARILTAERPLADFFEACAAKYPDAKKLSNWFLGELLRLLKEEAMPVSALRFTPERLAELLAAVDGGTLSNNAGKAVLEEMFRTGKAPADIIAEKGLAQVSDTGAIEAVVDDILAKNAGEVEKYRAGKKQVFGFFVGQVMRAMKGKGNPTLVNELLKKKLGD